TCCAATCCATTGAAGCACAGACGCTCTTCGTCTGCCAGGAAGACGCCGTTATCGAGCGATACGACGCCTCCACCTCCCGTTTCGGAAATGGCAATCGGGAGAACTCCTTCAAAACACCCCTCGGTGTCCATAGAATCAAGGATAAAATCGGAGCTGGTGCTCCTGTGGGGCGTATCTTCAAAGAACGTAGCGATACGGGCATCGACTGGGATCAGGTTTCTATTGAAGATAATTTGATATTGACCCGTATTCTGAGACTGGAAGGCCTGGAGGAGGGAATCAACAAGGGCGCGGGAGTGGATTCCTATGAGCGCTGCATCTATATTCACGGCACTAACCGGGAGGATCTGGCAGGCACCCCATTGTCCCATGGATGCATAGCTTTACGAAATCAGGATATCCTTGGCATGTTTGATATTGTCAGGGAAGGTACGGTCGTCTATATTGATCCTTTACCTATAGTTATTAATGAAAGTAAGCGCAGAAGCGTTCATTTCACCGGTATTTTCGGAACCGGTATGAGCGCCCTCGCACAATATCTGCGTTTTCAGGGGATTTCAGTCTCCGGTTCCGATCGTTTACTTGCCAGTGAGGATACCGCTTCCATCCGGCAATCGCTTGAGGGGCTTGGATGTAAAATCATCAATCAGGACGGTTCAGGCGTCAATGCGGATATTGATGTGGTCTGCATCTCAACGGCAATAGAAGAATCAAATCCCGACATCGCTGCTGCTCGCGCCTGTGGTCTTCCCATCGTACATCGCTCTGATCTGCTTGCCGCAATCATAGCCTCAAAAAAGACTATCGCAGTGGCAGGTACAAGCGGTAAGTCGACGGTGACTGCAATGATATTTGAATTCCTGACCGCATGCGGAAAGTCGCCCTCTCTCATAAGCGGCGCGCCCTTGCGCAGGCTCGAAAAACAGGGGTTTATCGGCAATGCCTGGAGCGGCGGTTCTGACCTGCTGGTCGTAGAGGCAGACGAGAGCGACGGAACGTTGACCAAATATTCTCCGGAGGTCGCGGTTATTCTTAATATCTCCAAGGACCACAAGAGCGTTGACGAGATAAGGGTGCTTTTTGAGACGCTTGTTTTGAACTCGACCTGGACTGCTTCAAATGCAGACGATCCGGGACTTGCAACACTGCCGGCAACAGTCGGCTTTGGCCGAACTGGTTCGGCCTCCTGGCGATCGAACTACGAAGAACTCCTGCCCACCTCGGTTAAACTTTTTCGTAACAACATTGAATATCATTTGCCGCTTCCTGGAAACCACAATCTTGAGAACCTGCGCGCAGCCCTTTGTGTGTGCGAGCATTTCGAATGCGAGGGGCCATCTCTTGCCGATGCGGTAAGGACTTTTGAGGGTGTGGCTCGACGTTTTACAATAACCGTGACAGGACAGAAAGTACAAGTAGTCGATGATTTTGCTCATAATCCGGCAAAGATAGCGGCTGCGGTGAGCACTGCACGTGGCCTTTCAGGGCGCATTATTGCCGTATACCAACCGCACGGGTTTGGTCCGACGCGATTCTTGAAGGATGAATACATCGCAACCTTTCAAAACGTCTTCCGGCTGAACGACTCGCTCTATCTCCTGCCCATCTACTATGCCGGGGGCACTACACAAAAAGACATTTCTTCGGAAGATATCATAACCGGTCTCGGTCACGTATCGTTCAATGCTCAAGCGGTAAAGGACCGCAACGAGCTGTTAACCGAACTGAAGATCGACACGAGATCAGGCGATTGTGTTCTTGTCATGGGCGCACGCGATCCGTCTCTTCCTGCTTTAGTAAAGAAAATAGTGGAATTGTTCGGCGGGGAAAGGAAAAAGTCATAATCTGTTTGCAACCTCAAGTGTTCTTTATATTTGGAATACGGATTTTCAAGGCAGCAAAGAAATTGCAGACGGCAATCAATGCACCCAACAGAAATACATACTGAAATCCAAATACATCCCAGATTATGCCGCCCAGCAGACCAACGGCAATAGAAAAGATGTGGTCAATGGTAACGGAACTCGTAAGGGCCGGTTGAACATGGGAATCATGTAGGGCGATTTTTTTCATATACGTTGAGCGGGCCATATTGACTGACATCAACATCTGGTCCAAAAGGAAGCAAATACAGGTAATAATGAAAGCAGGCTGTTCCTGGAAAA
The genomic region above belongs to Pseudomonadota bacterium and contains:
- a CDS encoding L,D-transpeptidase family protein, which gives rise to MGFEGYMMETAQLNRIYNKLQKFLTDPRELFLVQSIEAQTLFVCQEDAVIERYDASTSRFGNGNRENSFKTPLGVHRIKDKIGAGAPVGRIFKERSDTGIDWDQVSIEDNLILTRILRLEGLEEGINKGAGVDSYERCIYIHGTNREDLAGTPLSHGCIALRNQDILGMFDIVREGTVVYIDPLPIVINESKRRSVHFTGIFGTGMSALAQYLRFQGISVSGSDRLLASEDTASIRQSLEGLGCKIINQDGSGVNADIDVVCISTAIEESNPDIAAARACGLPIVHRSDLLAAIIASKKTIAVAGTSGKSTVTAMIFEFLTACGKSPSLISGAPLRRLEKQGFIGNAWSGGSDLLVVEADESDGTLTKYSPEVAVILNISKDHKSVDEIRVLFETLVLNSTWTASNADDPGLATLPATVGFGRTGSASWRSNYEELLPTSVKLFRNNIEYHLPLPGNHNLENLRAALCVCEHFECEGPSLADAVRTFEGVARRFTITVTGQKVQVVDDFAHNPAKIAAAVSTARGLSGRIIAVYQPHGFGPTRFLKDEYIATFQNVFRLNDSLYLLPIYYAGGTTQKDISSEDIITGLGHVSFNAQAVKDRNELLTELKIDTRSGDCVLVMGARDPSLPALVKKIVELFGGERKKS